One genomic segment of Arthrobacter sp. JZ12 includes these proteins:
- a CDS encoding DUF2975 domain-containing protein, which yields MGKLTIIALQVVIAMVLAGSLFVQLWMVPLISTDLEEAGAPTGLRITFNAIVVFGIVTVQVSALCVWKLLTMVRHNTVFSKGAFRYVDIIFGAIAAASVLVFGLAVLLAPGGIAPGIILLICGASLMIGGVALIVLVLRMLLAQAVARDVEAKHLRTELDEVI from the coding sequence ATGGGAAAGCTGACCATCATCGCGTTGCAGGTGGTAATTGCGATGGTTCTTGCCGGGTCGCTATTCGTTCAACTGTGGATGGTTCCGCTGATCTCCACCGATCTTGAGGAAGCCGGCGCACCCACGGGACTGCGGATTACGTTCAACGCCATCGTGGTCTTCGGCATCGTGACGGTTCAGGTCAGCGCGCTGTGCGTCTGGAAGCTGCTGACCATGGTTCGGCACAACACCGTGTTCTCGAAGGGCGCGTTCCGCTATGTCGACATCATCTTTGGGGCGATTGCCGCCGCGTCGGTGCTCGTCTTCGGGCTTGCCGTACTGCTGGCGCCGGGCGGGATCGCACCGGGAATCATCCTGCTGATCTGCGGTGCATCGTTGATGATCGGCGGGGTAGCGCTGATTGTGCTGGTGCTGCGGATGCTGCTTGCCCAGGCGGTAGCCCGCGACGTCGAAGCCAAGCACCTCCGCACCGAACTCGACGAGGTGATTTGA
- a CDS encoding DUF1990 domain-containing protein has translation MPEITHTAIGWTRIGAWPIGFRPLHHRIRVGAGESAFQSLAQGILSFELHRLAGLRVIAAPQAAVGGTVTVGFGIGNLRLNAPCEVVWIDELSGTPARHDDGVVRAGFAYATLPGHPESGEESFVAEMDSEGVVFFDLRAYSRHGGWLYRAGAPVARSCQELVTRRYLAAAHRLAGGSHGPKRPSS, from the coding sequence ATGCCTGAGATCACTCATACAGCCATCGGGTGGACCCGGATCGGTGCCTGGCCCATCGGTTTCCGTCCGCTGCACCATCGCATCCGGGTGGGAGCCGGGGAGTCCGCCTTCCAGTCACTGGCCCAAGGTATCCTCTCCTTCGAACTTCACCGGCTCGCAGGCCTTCGTGTGATTGCAGCTCCGCAAGCAGCGGTGGGCGGAACCGTGACCGTCGGCTTCGGAATAGGAAACCTGCGCCTGAACGCTCCGTGCGAAGTGGTCTGGATTGATGAACTTTCAGGAACTCCCGCCAGGCACGACGACGGCGTTGTCCGTGCCGGGTTCGCCTATGCCACCCTGCCGGGTCACCCGGAATCGGGAGAGGAAAGCTTTGTGGCGGAGATGGATTCGGAGGGTGTGGTCTTCTTCGACCTCCGTGCCTACAGCCGCCACGGCGGCTGGCTGTACCGTGCAGGTGCTCCCGTTGCCCGTTCCTGCCAGGAATTGGTCACCCGACGGTACCTTGCGGCGGCACACAGATTGGCCGGCGGGAGCCACGGGCCAAAGCGGCCGTCGTCGTAA
- a CDS encoding MmcQ/YjbR family DNA-binding protein, translating into MDAAQLRDVCLSFPGAFEDFPFGPEASVFKVRAPGGTARMFALSNLKAQSLSVSLKCEPDLAEQLRAAHPEITGAWHLNKTHWNGVDCTGSLPDSMLRDMVEDSYDLVVAGLPRKDRESLGWSRLAQGSYNRETQKLASDA; encoded by the coding sequence GTGGATGCAGCCCAGCTACGTGATGTGTGCCTGTCCTTTCCAGGCGCCTTCGAGGACTTTCCATTCGGGCCGGAAGCTTCCGTCTTCAAGGTGCGTGCTCCGGGCGGAACCGCCAGGATGTTCGCGTTGTCCAACCTGAAGGCACAGTCGCTCTCCGTCAGCCTCAAATGCGAGCCGGACCTCGCTGAGCAACTGCGCGCTGCGCATCCGGAGATCACCGGTGCCTGGCACCTCAACAAGACGCACTGGAACGGCGTGGACTGCACGGGCAGCCTCCCGGACTCCATGCTGCGCGACATGGTGGAGGACTCCTATGACCTCGTCGTGGCCGGCTTGCCGCGGAAGGACCGGGAGTCCCTTGGCTGGAGCCGGCTCGCGCAGGGAAGCTATAACCGGGAGACGCAGAAGCTGGCCAGCGATGCCTGA
- a CDS encoding GlxA family transcriptional regulator yields MLRKVAVVVLPGVTPFEFGVACEIFGLDRSARGVGIPAFEFSICSPSPGLVPSSLGFSISVEEDLGVTETADLIIMPPFGDDAPGQEEVHRALRSAHQRGAWILSVCSGAFALAEAGLLNGRRATTHWLHSHRLAEQYPEVTVDENVLYVQDGHIITSAGTAAGIDACLHLVRTEIGATAATSIARSMVVPPHRAGGQAQYIDRPIPVGQCDTLEHVLVWMDAHLEEEHSVRALAARAHMSERTFARRFKAETGTTPAAWLTAQRVLRAQSLLEETDLSIEAIARETGFGQAVLLRHHFQRSLGTSPAAYRRTFRGVLEPA; encoded by the coding sequence ATGCTCAGGAAAGTCGCCGTCGTCGTCCTGCCGGGGGTCACTCCGTTCGAGTTCGGAGTGGCCTGTGAGATTTTCGGGCTGGATCGTTCCGCCCGCGGAGTAGGCATCCCGGCCTTCGAGTTCTCGATTTGTTCGCCGTCCCCCGGGCTCGTTCCCAGCAGTCTCGGCTTCTCGATTTCCGTGGAAGAGGACCTCGGCGTGACCGAGACGGCCGACCTGATCATCATGCCGCCTTTCGGCGATGACGCTCCCGGCCAGGAGGAGGTGCATCGTGCACTTCGGTCCGCCCACCAGCGCGGTGCCTGGATCCTTTCCGTCTGCAGCGGCGCCTTCGCCCTTGCCGAAGCAGGACTCCTCAACGGCCGGCGGGCCACCACCCACTGGCTGCACTCCCACCGCCTGGCCGAACAGTACCCCGAGGTCACCGTGGACGAGAACGTCCTCTACGTGCAGGACGGGCACATCATCACCAGCGCCGGAACGGCCGCAGGAATCGATGCCTGCCTGCATCTGGTACGGACCGAAATCGGAGCCACCGCGGCAACCAGCATTGCCCGGTCCATGGTGGTCCCACCGCATCGGGCAGGCGGCCAGGCGCAGTACATCGATCGGCCCATCCCGGTGGGACAGTGCGACACCCTCGAGCACGTGCTGGTCTGGATGGACGCCCACCTGGAGGAGGAACACTCGGTCAGGGCGCTGGCCGCGCGCGCACACATGTCGGAGCGCACCTTCGCCCGGCGCTTCAAGGCGGAGACGGGTACGACGCCGGCCGCCTGGCTGACTGCGCAGCGTGTCCTTCGGGCGCAATCACTGCTGGAGGAGACTGATCTCAGTATCGAAGCCATTGCCCGCGAGACTGGATTCGGGCAGGCCGTGCTGCTGCGCCATCACTTCCAGCGCTCGCTCGGCACCAGCCCGGCAGCCTATCGGAGGACGTTCCGAGGCGTCTTGGAGCCCGCCTAG
- a CDS encoding DUF1206 domain-containing protein, producing the protein MGDLGRQARKVADGAEEAAESKPFIIAARVGYVAAGLLHILIGIIAVRVAAGGSGSADQDGAIASLAGTPGGGILLWVCSIGCFALALFLLSEALFEGRHRDRKEQLKQRLKNAGKAVVYAAIGVTFTRYALGSASDSSSSAQSTSAALMTNPAGTALLLAIGGGIVAVGGYFIYSGVTQRFEEHLAGEPSGSVGQAITTLGTVGYIAKGIALGVLGILVVIATVTNNPEESTGLDGALKTLQEQPFGVWILGAVAVGLVAYGLFMVVRARYQRM; encoded by the coding sequence ATGGGAGACCTCGGACGGCAGGCACGGAAGGTTGCAGACGGGGCAGAGGAAGCAGCGGAATCCAAGCCCTTCATCATCGCTGCACGCGTCGGCTACGTTGCGGCAGGCCTGCTCCACATCCTGATCGGGATCATTGCCGTACGTGTCGCGGCAGGCGGGTCGGGCAGCGCTGACCAGGACGGAGCCATAGCCTCACTGGCCGGCACACCCGGAGGCGGCATCCTGCTGTGGGTCTGCTCCATCGGATGCTTCGCGCTGGCGCTCTTCCTCCTCAGCGAGGCACTCTTCGAGGGTAGGCACCGGGACAGGAAGGAGCAGCTGAAGCAGCGCCTGAAGAACGCCGGGAAGGCTGTTGTCTACGCAGCCATCGGTGTAACGTTCACCCGTTATGCACTGGGGTCGGCGAGCGACAGCAGCTCGTCCGCCCAATCCACCAGCGCAGCCCTGATGACAAATCCGGCCGGGACCGCCCTCCTGCTGGCCATCGGAGGGGGCATAGTGGCGGTTGGCGGCTACTTCATCTATAGCGGTGTAACCCAAAGGTTCGAGGAGCACCTGGCGGGTGAACCATCCGGCTCCGTAGGGCAGGCAATCACAACGCTGGGCACGGTCGGGTACATCGCCAAAGGGATTGCACTCGGTGTCCTGGGCATCCTCGTGGTCATCGCGACGGTAACCAATAACCCGGAGGAATCCACCGGGCTGGACGGTGCGCTGAAGACACTCCAGGAGCAGCCGTTCGGCGTCTGGATTCTGGGCGCGGTGGCTGTTGGGCTCGTTGCGTACGGCCTCTTCATGGTGGTCCGGGCACGCTATCAGCGCATGTGA
- a CDS encoding ANTAR domain-containing protein, translating into MSGFTAYGADDSSKLAGDEAFRADTVPTVLIDRDLTIRAVNPAFTRLTGREEDSLVSVHALSAFPENPDDPKADAVVRLGASFERVLRTGVAHNMVIQRYDLVNKKSGKFEQRHWVPYNVPILHEGRVVGIRQRIREATVLRADALAVMEHYRDVMNKVAVDSSEAERHRQMVDLFADGIADYKDLAQEVAQLREALSSRATIEQAKGMLMLSRGCSADEAFSLLRQLSQDTNVRLIDVAAALIYQLRNTNRR; encoded by the coding sequence GTGAGTGGTTTCACTGCGTACGGCGCCGATGACTCGTCGAAGCTTGCCGGGGATGAAGCGTTCCGGGCAGATACGGTGCCAACCGTCCTTATCGATCGTGATTTGACCATCCGAGCGGTTAATCCCGCCTTCACCCGCCTGACCGGCCGTGAAGAAGACTCGTTGGTGTCGGTGCATGCACTGTCGGCGTTTCCCGAGAACCCGGACGATCCCAAGGCCGACGCAGTAGTTCGACTCGGCGCCTCCTTCGAGAGGGTTCTTCGGACCGGCGTCGCTCACAATATGGTCATCCAGCGCTACGACCTTGTGAACAAGAAGTCGGGGAAGTTCGAGCAGCGACACTGGGTGCCCTACAACGTCCCGATCCTGCACGAAGGGCGGGTAGTCGGTATCCGGCAGCGCATCCGGGAGGCGACGGTCCTTCGAGCCGACGCGTTGGCGGTCATGGAGCACTACCGGGATGTCATGAACAAGGTTGCGGTAGATTCGTCGGAGGCCGAAAGGCACCGGCAGATGGTCGACCTTTTCGCCGACGGTATCGCCGATTACAAGGACCTTGCGCAGGAAGTAGCCCAACTCCGTGAAGCGCTCTCGTCCCGTGCCACGATCGAGCAGGCAAAGGGAATGCTGATGCTCAGCAGGGGGTGCAGCGCGGACGAAGCTTTCAGTTTGCTCCGGCAGCTGTCCCAGGACACCAACGTGCGCCTGATCGACGTCGCTGCAGCGCTCATCTATCAGCTCCGAAACACCAACCGAAGGTAG
- the purL gene encoding phosphoribosylformylglycinamidine synthase subunit PurL, protein MTTETTSKKFNIDTVEHAEQTPEQQLPWAELGLKENEYERVVEILGRRPTAAELAMYSVMWSEHCSYKSSKVHLRQFGDKVTDEMKEHLLVGIGENAGVVDIGDGWAVTFKVESHNHPSFVEPYQGAATGVGGIVRDIISMGARPVAVMDPLRFGAIDHPDTPRLVHGIVSGIGGYGNSLGLPNIGGEVVFDSVYQGNPLVNALAVGVLRHEDIRLANASGVGNKVVLFGARTGGDGIGGASVLASESFDDAKPSKRPAVQVGDPFAEKVLIECCLELFKNKIVEGIQDLGAAGISCATSELASNGDGGMHVELTNVLLRDPSLTPGEILMSESQERMMAVVSPENAAAFEAIMDKWNVEYSWLGEVTDTGRLIIEWDGEKIVDVDPRTVAHEGPVYERPYSRPEWLDGVQADSFNGERPANGEQLKAAVLELMASPNMCSKDWITNQYDRYVQGNTALAMPDDAGVVRVDEETGLGVALSTDANGRYSYLNPYDGARLALAEAYRNVATSGAKPMAVTDCLNFGSPEDPEVMWQFAESVRGLADACQELGVPVTGGNVSLYNQTGGVAIHPTPVVGVLGVFDDVARRTPSGWREDGQAIYLLGTTRDELDGSEWANLRGHLGGQPPALDLDAEKTLAAILVNASRDGMIDAAHDLSEGGLAAALAEASLRFGVGARIGIDELCERDGIDPFTALFSESQARAIVAVPRSEEVRFNDMCAARNFPRLRIGVVDAENQALDVQSHFSLPLSELKEAHEATLPKHFG, encoded by the coding sequence GTGACCACAGAGACAACTTCCAAGAAGTTCAACATCGACACGGTTGAGCACGCCGAGCAGACTCCGGAGCAGCAGCTGCCGTGGGCAGAGTTGGGCCTGAAGGAGAACGAGTACGAGCGCGTGGTCGAGATCCTCGGCCGCCGCCCCACCGCTGCCGAGCTCGCCATGTACTCCGTGATGTGGAGCGAGCACTGCTCGTACAAGTCCTCCAAGGTGCACCTGCGCCAGTTCGGCGACAAGGTCACCGACGAGATGAAGGAGCACCTGCTCGTCGGCATCGGCGAGAACGCCGGCGTCGTCGATATCGGCGACGGCTGGGCGGTGACCTTCAAGGTCGAGTCCCACAACCACCCGTCCTTCGTCGAGCCCTACCAGGGCGCGGCCACCGGCGTCGGCGGTATTGTCCGCGACATCATCTCCATGGGTGCCCGCCCGGTCGCTGTGATGGACCCGCTGCGCTTCGGCGCAATTGACCACCCGGACACCCCGCGCCTCGTGCACGGAATCGTCTCCGGCATCGGCGGCTACGGCAACTCCCTCGGCCTGCCAAACATCGGCGGCGAGGTTGTCTTCGACTCCGTGTACCAGGGCAACCCGCTGGTGAACGCCCTTGCGGTCGGCGTCCTGCGCCACGAGGACATCCGCCTCGCCAACGCATCCGGCGTCGGGAACAAGGTGGTCCTGTTCGGTGCGCGCACCGGTGGCGACGGCATCGGCGGCGCGTCGGTGCTGGCCTCGGAATCCTTCGATGACGCGAAGCCTTCAAAACGCCCCGCGGTCCAGGTCGGCGATCCCTTCGCCGAGAAGGTTCTCATCGAGTGCTGCCTGGAGCTGTTCAAGAACAAGATCGTCGAGGGTATCCAGGACCTCGGTGCCGCCGGAATTTCCTGCGCCACTTCGGAATTGGCATCCAACGGCGACGGCGGCATGCACGTCGAGCTCACCAACGTCCTGCTGCGTGATCCTTCCCTGACGCCGGGCGAGATCCTGATGTCCGAGTCGCAGGAACGCATGATGGCCGTGGTCAGCCCCGAGAACGCTGCCGCGTTCGAGGCGATCATGGACAAGTGGAACGTCGAGTACTCCTGGCTGGGTGAGGTCACCGACACCGGCCGCCTCATCATCGAGTGGGACGGCGAGAAGATCGTCGACGTCGATCCCCGCACCGTTGCCCACGAGGGCCCGGTCTACGAGCGTCCGTACTCCCGCCCCGAGTGGCTGGACGGCGTGCAGGCTGACTCCTTCAACGGGGAACGCCCGGCGAACGGCGAGCAGCTCAAGGCTGCCGTCCTGGAGCTGATGGCCTCGCCGAACATGTGCTCGAAGGATTGGATCACCAACCAGTACGACCGCTACGTCCAGGGCAACACTGCGCTGGCCATGCCCGACGACGCCGGCGTCGTCCGCGTCGACGAGGAGACCGGCCTCGGCGTGGCCCTGTCCACTGACGCGAACGGCCGCTACTCCTACCTCAACCCGTACGACGGCGCACGCCTGGCCCTTGCTGAGGCTTACCGCAACGTCGCAACCTCCGGAGCCAAGCCGATGGCGGTCACCGACTGCCTCAACTTCGGCTCGCCCGAGGACCCCGAGGTCATGTGGCAGTTCGCCGAATCGGTGCGCGGCCTTGCCGACGCCTGCCAGGAGCTCGGCGTTCCCGTCACCGGCGGCAACGTTTCGCTGTACAACCAGACCGGCGGCGTGGCCATCCACCCGACGCCTGTTGTCGGTGTTCTCGGCGTGTTCGACGACGTGGCCCGCCGTACGCCGTCGGGCTGGCGCGAGGACGGGCAGGCCATTTACCTGCTGGGTACCACCCGCGACGAGCTGGATGGCTCCGAATGGGCCAACCTGCGCGGCCACCTGGGCGGTCAGCCGCCCGCGCTGGATTTGGACGCGGAGAAGACTCTTGCGGCGATCCTCGTGAATGCCTCGCGTGACGGCATGATCGATGCAGCACACGACCTCTCCGAGGGCGGCCTGGCAGCTGCGCTGGCCGAGGCGTCCCTGCGGTTCGGCGTTGGAGCCCGGATCGGTATCGACGAACTGTGCGAGCGTGACGGCATTGACCCGTTCACAGCACTGTTCTCCGAGTCCCAGGCCCGGGCGATCGTGGCTGTGCCTCGCTCGGAGGAAGTCCGGTTCAACGACATGTGCGCTGCACGGAACTTCCCGCGGCTGCGGATCGGCGTCGTCGACGCCGAGAACCAGGCGCTGGATGTGCAGAGCCACTTCTCGCTCCCGCTGTCCGAGCTGAAGGAGGCCCACGAGGCCACCCTCCCGAAGCACTTCGGGTAA
- a CDS encoding nucleoside/nucleotide kinase family protein: protein MILADLTDRIEHLRVHTSMGGDSVVVIGITGAPGAGKTTLAESLVSELNGDEADPERQLYAHVPMDGFHLADAELDRLGLLDRKGAPETFDSYGYAALLSRLSEPRNAVVYAPGFERTLEQPLAGVIPVYPSVQVVITEGNYLLLDRPGWREVRQRCTETWFCEQEQRLRIERLVQRHILFGKSPEAAASWVETVDEPNARLIEATRSRADLVVRVG from the coding sequence GTGATCCTCGCTGACCTTACTGACCGCATCGAGCACCTCCGCGTGCACACGTCGATGGGTGGGGACAGCGTCGTCGTTATCGGGATCACGGGCGCGCCGGGAGCGGGCAAGACCACGCTCGCCGAGAGCCTCGTGAGCGAGCTCAATGGGGATGAAGCGGACCCGGAGCGGCAGCTGTATGCGCACGTTCCGATGGACGGCTTCCACCTCGCCGACGCCGAACTGGACCGTCTGGGCCTGCTGGACCGGAAGGGTGCTCCCGAGACCTTCGACTCATATGGGTATGCGGCACTACTGAGCCGCTTGAGCGAGCCGCGGAATGCGGTGGTTTACGCGCCGGGCTTCGAGCGGACGCTGGAGCAGCCGCTGGCCGGCGTTATTCCGGTGTACCCGTCGGTGCAGGTTGTGATCACCGAGGGCAACTACCTGCTGCTGGACCGTCCGGGCTGGCGCGAGGTGCGTCAGCGGTGCACGGAGACCTGGTTCTGCGAGCAAGAGCAGCGCCTGCGCATTGAGCGTCTGGTCCAGCGGCACATTCTGTTCGGCAAGTCACCGGAAGCAGCGGCGAGCTGGGTCGAGACCGTGGATGAGCCCAACGCGCGCCTGATCGAAGCCACCCGCAGCCGTGCGGACCTCGTTGTTCGAGTGGGATAG
- a CDS encoding alpha/beta fold hydrolase yields the protein MQFAEADDGARLAWREDGTGDPLLLISGQVTGLAGWDPIVPNLASTFRVIRFDHRGIGGSEEGSAESYSTRGFAADARAVLDAAGTKRAHVYGHSMGGRVAQWLAIDYPERTGALILAATSAGGYLGTNRDREATAALTSGDPSRLEPLFFDPDWASQHREAVHTFFTARAPRRAKRLHFRASSEHDARNLLSSVRAPTLILHGTADVVTPLGNALALKQYIPGSMLARVPKGRHGFHLDRPETLDWIRQFIARKKLQL from the coding sequence GTGCAGTTTGCCGAGGCCGACGACGGCGCCCGGCTGGCCTGGCGGGAGGACGGCACCGGAGATCCGCTCCTGCTGATTTCCGGCCAGGTGACCGGGTTGGCCGGCTGGGATCCGATAGTTCCGAATCTCGCCTCCACCTTCCGGGTGATCCGTTTCGACCACCGCGGAATCGGCGGCAGCGAGGAAGGGTCCGCCGAAAGCTACAGCACAAGGGGCTTCGCGGCCGATGCGCGGGCGGTCCTCGACGCGGCCGGCACGAAGCGCGCGCACGTGTACGGGCACTCGATGGGCGGCCGCGTGGCCCAGTGGCTGGCGATTGATTATCCGGAGCGTACGGGCGCGCTCATCCTCGCCGCCACCTCGGCCGGCGGCTACCTTGGCACCAATCGCGATCGCGAAGCGACAGCCGCGCTCACCAGCGGTGATCCTTCGCGGCTCGAGCCCCTCTTCTTCGACCCAGACTGGGCATCCCAGCATCGCGAGGCGGTGCACACCTTCTTCACCGCACGCGCTCCACGCCGTGCCAAGCGCCTTCACTTCCGCGCCAGCAGCGAGCACGACGCGCGGAACCTCCTCTCCTCGGTGCGGGCACCGACGCTCATCCTCCATGGCACGGCCGACGTCGTCACTCCACTCGGGAACGCACTCGCGCTGAAGCAATACATTCCGGGTTCCATGCTCGCTCGGGTTCCCAAGGGCAGGCACGGGTTTCATCTCGACCGTCCGGAGACCCTCGACTGGATTCGTCAGTTCATCGCGCGGAAGAAGCTCCAACTCTAG
- a CDS encoding helix-turn-helix transcriptional regulator, with the protein MPIIVDIDVMLARRKMPVGVLAERVGITPANLAVLKNGRAKAVRFTTLEALCEVLQCQPGDLLRWTPDGPESLDDGDGLERDTVSE; encoded by the coding sequence ATGCCGATCATCGTTGACATCGACGTCATGCTGGCGCGCCGGAAGATGCCCGTGGGCGTCCTCGCGGAGCGGGTGGGAATCACCCCGGCCAACCTCGCGGTGCTCAAGAACGGAAGGGCCAAGGCCGTACGATTCACAACCCTCGAAGCGCTGTGTGAGGTGCTGCAGTGCCAGCCAGGTGACCTCCTGCGATGGACTCCCGATGGGCCGGAGTCCCTGGATGATGGGGATGGCTTGGAGCGCGATACAGTTTCGGAGTGA
- a CDS encoding DUF1304 domain-containing protein produces MTFPLFSALFAMIAGLLHVYIFVLESVRWRHPSTWRKFGITSQEHADILRPMAFNQGFYNLFLAAGVIVGLSLSGTLVGYGMVVMALAVMVLAAVVLVFTNRALWAGALLQGLPPLVALVTAPLLTQA; encoded by the coding sequence ATGACCTTCCCGCTGTTCAGTGCGCTTTTCGCCATGATTGCGGGTTTGTTGCACGTCTACATTTTTGTGCTTGAAAGCGTCCGTTGGAGGCATCCGTCAACCTGGCGCAAGTTCGGGATCACATCTCAGGAGCACGCCGACATCCTCCGTCCTATGGCCTTCAACCAGGGGTTCTACAACCTCTTCCTCGCCGCGGGCGTGATCGTTGGACTTTCGCTTTCGGGCACACTTGTGGGTTACGGCATGGTGGTGATGGCCCTTGCGGTCATGGTGCTTGCCGCAGTCGTTCTGGTCTTCACCAACCGCGCCCTCTGGGCAGGAGCCCTGCTGCAGGGACTTCCGCCGTTGGTGGCCCTGGTGACCGCACCGCTGCTGACGCAGGCCTGA
- a CDS encoding CoA-binding protein gives MPHRNDPETIKRLLTTPGRWAVVGLSNNPLRAAMGVSRFLIDRLGMDVVPVSLKGDDVYGRTGYKRLADVPGEIDVVDCFVNSQRVGAVVDDAIAVGAKAVWLQLGVIDEAAAQRAKDAGLEVVMNTCPAIEAPRLML, from the coding sequence ATGCCGCACCGCAACGACCCCGAAACCATCAAGCGTCTCCTGACCACACCGGGGCGGTGGGCCGTTGTCGGCCTGTCCAACAACCCGCTTCGTGCAGCGATGGGCGTTTCGCGCTTCCTCATCGACCGACTGGGCATGGACGTGGTTCCGGTGAGTCTGAAGGGCGACGATGTGTATGGGCGCACCGGCTACAAGCGTCTCGCGGACGTCCCTGGTGAGATCGACGTGGTGGACTGCTTCGTCAACAGCCAACGGGTGGGTGCAGTAGTGGACGATGCCATCGCTGTTGGAGCGAAAGCTGTGTGGCTGCAGTTGGGGGTCATCGACGAAGCCGCTGCCCAACGCGCAAAGGACGCCGGACTCGAGGTTGTCATGAACACCTGCCCGGCGATCGAGGCCCCTCGGTTGATGCTTTAG
- a CDS encoding aldo/keto reductase, whose amino-acid sequence MPNPINELTDTRTLGATGLSTSPITLGTSFLGAGTRPGDAGEAAAVELAKVMLHGPYALIDTSNNYAKGRSEAVLGLALADGGVGAGRTVVTKVDEDPNTHAFDRDRVRRSFEESCARLGVDRLELLHLHDPYSVTFEEAAAQGGAIEGMLQLKDEGLVGSIGIAAGTVSLMRKYVATGAFDVLLTHNRFTLVDRSAVPLIEDAVDRGMGVFNAAPFGGGLLSRGSASGATYAYTDASPELLAWVARVEKLCAQHGIDLPTAALHFSLRSPMIDSTIVGISSTKRIAQLECMRATEVPSSFWDELENLGTPPSTITD is encoded by the coding sequence ATGCCCAATCCCATCAACGAGCTCACCGACACCAGGACGCTCGGGGCCACCGGCCTGTCCACCAGCCCGATCACGCTAGGCACGTCGTTCCTGGGCGCAGGCACCAGGCCCGGTGACGCGGGGGAGGCAGCCGCCGTCGAACTTGCAAAGGTGATGCTGCACGGACCGTATGCGCTCATCGACACGTCGAATAACTACGCCAAGGGCAGGAGCGAGGCCGTCCTGGGGCTGGCGCTCGCGGACGGGGGTGTGGGGGCGGGCCGAACCGTCGTCACCAAGGTCGACGAGGACCCGAACACCCACGCATTCGACCGGGACCGCGTGCGGCGGTCCTTCGAGGAAAGCTGCGCCCGGCTCGGCGTGGACCGGCTCGAGCTGCTGCACCTTCACGATCCCTACTCGGTCACCTTCGAAGAGGCGGCAGCACAGGGCGGGGCGATTGAAGGAATGCTCCAACTCAAGGATGAGGGACTGGTCGGCTCGATCGGGATCGCAGCCGGAACCGTGAGCCTGATGCGCAAGTACGTTGCAACCGGGGCCTTCGACGTCCTCCTGACCCACAACCGCTTCACCCTGGTTGACCGGAGCGCCGTTCCGTTGATCGAGGATGCAGTGGATCGTGGGATGGGCGTCTTCAACGCTGCGCCCTTCGGCGGAGGGCTACTGTCACGGGGTTCGGCAAGCGGGGCGACCTACGCCTACACGGATGCCTCGCCCGAACTGCTCGCCTGGGTGGCCCGCGTCGAAAAGCTGTGCGCCCAACACGGCATCGACCTTCCAACGGCCGCACTCCACTTCTCCCTGCGGTCTCCGATGATCGATTCCACCATCGTCGGCATTTCTTCCACCAAGCGGATAGCCCAACTGGAGTGCATGCGCGCAACGGAAGTGCCGTCGTCGTTCTGGGACGAGCTGGAAAACCTCGGCACCCCGCCCTCCACCATCACGGATTGA